Proteins encoded by one window of Rhodamnia argentea isolate NSW1041297 chromosome 6, ASM2092103v1, whole genome shotgun sequence:
- the LOC115757112 gene encoding uncharacterized protein LOC115757112, with translation MVGSPFGALKPRPAPAIKFLCSYGGKILPRHPDGKLRYVGGETRVLAVDRSVSFSELMLKMGELCGTAVSLRCQLPTEDLDALISITSDEDLVNLVEEYNRSPPSSLKIRAFLFLPKSGKKISPPPSLASSSRKSSSSSLSTTTVTVGSTPRFSKCMHQYMEKPKPVGFPLCKEKSAGHNRMMMMMMMSHHQGHYAYGSPGHVHLIHNGNHWQ, from the exons ATGGTCGGGTCTCCCTTCGGCGCCCTCAAACCCCGCCCCGCCCCCGCCATCAAGTTCCTCTGCAGCTACGGCGGCAAGATCCTCCCCCGCCATCCCGACGGCAAGCTCCGTTACGTCGGTGGCGAGACCCGCGTCCTCGCCGTCGATCGCTCCGTATCCTTCTCCG AACTGATGTTGAAGATGGGGGAACTCTGCGGCACTGCCGTGTCGCTCCGGTGTCAGCTTCCGACGGAGGATCTCGACGCTCTGATCTCAATCACCTCCGACGAGGACCTTGTGAACCTCGTCGAGGAGTACAACCGCTCGCCCCCTTCATCCTTAAAGATCAGGGCCTTCCTTTTTCTGCCCAAGTCTGGCAAAAAaatatctcctcctccttcactaGCCTCCTCGTCAAGaaaatcatcttcatcttcactgtCCACCACCACCGTGACCGTCGGATCGACTCCGAGGTTCTCGAAGTGCATGCACCAGTACATGGAAAAGCCGAAGCCGGTCGGGTTCCCTCTCTGCAAGGAAAAGTCTGCAGGGCACAAtagaatgatgatgatgatgatgatgagtcaCCACCAGGGACACTATGCTTATGGGAGCCCTGGACATGTCCATCTCATCCACAATGGCAACCACTGGCAATAA